A genomic region of Halobacteriovorax sp. JY17 contains the following coding sequences:
- a CDS encoding nitronate monooxygenase translates to MNTWLTETFKIKYPIIMAPMFLVSNNEMLIEASKCGIMGCIPALNWRSPEEFEEGIKELKEKCTGPFGINLIVNKSNVHLKKQIEICEKYIPDFIITSLGSPEEVIKRCGSKGTKIICDIVDLEYAKKVESLGADAVIAVNSGAGGHAGPTPTSILIPLLKENCSIPVISAGGIGTGSALFSTLALGAEGASIGSPFIASNESGVTEDYKKAAVKFGAKDIVLTSRVSGTPCTVINTPYVQKIGTEQNFVESYLNKNKKLKKYAKMLTYYKGMKAIEKAAFSATYKTVWCAGPSIEFSNKIEPVKEIVDRLISQYETSVKEFQAKIAQK, encoded by the coding sequence ATAAATACTTGGTTAACTGAAACCTTTAAAATTAAATATCCTATCATTATGGCGCCTATGTTCCTCGTTTCAAATAATGAAATGCTTATTGAGGCTTCTAAATGTGGAATCATGGGCTGTATTCCAGCTTTAAACTGGAGAAGTCCAGAGGAGTTTGAAGAAGGTATAAAAGAATTAAAGGAAAAGTGCACAGGACCATTTGGCATAAATCTAATTGTAAATAAGTCCAATGTTCATCTAAAGAAGCAAATAGAAATTTGTGAAAAATATATTCCAGACTTCATTATCACTTCTCTTGGAAGTCCCGAGGAAGTTATCAAGCGCTGTGGCTCAAAAGGAACAAAAATCATTTGCGATATTGTAGATCTAGAATATGCAAAGAAAGTTGAGTCTCTTGGAGCTGATGCTGTCATTGCCGTCAATTCAGGGGCAGGAGGACACGCTGGGCCAACACCAACTTCTATCCTAATTCCTCTATTAAAAGAAAATTGTTCTATACCAGTGATAAGTGCCGGGGGAATTGGAACTGGCTCTGCATTATTTTCAACACTAGCACTTGGAGCGGAAGGCGCCTCAATTGGTTCTCCCTTTATTGCTTCTAACGAAAGTGGAGTGACAGAAGACTATAAGAAAGCTGCTGTTAAATTTGGTGCAAAGGACATTGTTCTAACTTCGCGTGTTTCAGGAACACCTTGTACTGTTATCAATACTCCTTATGTTCAAAAAATTGGTACGGAACAAAACTTTGTAGAATCATACCTAAATAAGAATAAGAAATTAAAGAAGTACGCCAAGATGCTTACCTACTACAAGGGAATGAAGGCCATAGAAAAAGCCGCTTTCTCGGCGACCTATAAAACGGTCTGGTGTGCGGGACCTTCCATTGAATTTTCAAATAAGATTGAGCCAGTGAAAGAAATTGTGGACAGATTAATATCTCAGTACGAAACTTCAGTGAAAGAGTTTCAAGCAAAGATCGCCCAGAAGTAG
- a CDS encoding M20/M25/M40 family metallo-hydrolase: protein MKNSLKWISLSLLLSASVNAAPSKKLITIDNDAVNFTNKSFAQKSMTIKTVEGISLLEIDEDAIAELSHEMHDKFHRCGGFMVHDSIEEALESLNATEVRNFAKSAPFADYSITEEETVRDLIAQVSEKNITEVITKLSSYKNRYYKSQSGVDAVHWIKDRWASLVAHRNDARVELYEHSSWDQPSVILTIDGSSDETIIIGGHADSIAGFWGRATARAPGADDNASGIATITEVIRVLAGSAYKPTKTIKFMGYAAEEVGLLGSKAIAKSMKQKNANIIGVLQLDMTNFKGSDLDIVMMTDYTNQQQNEFIGTLLDKYLPEVGWGYDRCGYGCSDHASWHGEGYPASMPFESKKNDMNHNIHTARDTIEQSRGGSLHAVKFAKLALSYAVELDR from the coding sequence ATGAAGAATTCGTTGAAATGGATTTCACTTTCTTTACTCTTAAGCGCATCGGTGAATGCTGCTCCAAGTAAGAAATTAATTACAATTGATAACGATGCAGTGAACTTTACTAATAAGTCATTTGCACAAAAATCTATGACAATCAAAACTGTTGAAGGGATTTCACTCTTAGAAATTGATGAAGACGCTATTGCTGAATTAAGTCATGAAATGCATGATAAATTCCATAGATGTGGTGGATTCATGGTTCATGATAGCATTGAAGAAGCTCTTGAGAGTTTAAATGCGACAGAGGTTAGAAATTTCGCTAAATCTGCTCCATTTGCAGATTACTCAATTACAGAAGAAGAGACTGTTAGAGACCTAATTGCTCAAGTAAGTGAGAAGAATATAACTGAGGTAATTACTAAATTATCTAGCTATAAGAATCGTTACTATAAATCACAATCAGGTGTTGATGCTGTTCATTGGATTAAGGATCGTTGGGCAAGTTTAGTGGCGCATAGAAATGATGCGAGAGTCGAGCTTTATGAGCACTCTAGTTGGGATCAGCCATCTGTTATTTTAACAATAGATGGATCATCTGATGAAACGATCATTATTGGTGGACATGCAGATTCAATCGCAGGTTTCTGGGGAAGAGCAACAGCTAGGGCTCCTGGGGCAGATGATAATGCTTCAGGTATTGCAACTATAACAGAAGTAATTAGAGTTCTTGCAGGTTCAGCTTATAAGCCAACGAAGACGATAAAGTTCATGGGTTATGCAGCAGAGGAAGTTGGACTTCTTGGATCAAAGGCGATTGCTAAAAGCATGAAGCAAAAAAATGCAAATATTATAGGTGTTCTTCAACTAGATATGACAAACTTTAAAGGGTCAGATCTAGATATCGTTATGATGACTGATTACACTAATCAGCAACAAAATGAATTTATCGGAACGCTCCTAGATAAGTATCTTCCTGAGGTTGGTTGGGGATACGATAGATGTGGGTACGGTTGTTCGGATCACGCATCATGGCATGGAGAAGGTTATCCAGCTTCAATGCCTTTTGAGTCAAAGAAAAATGATATGAATCACAATATTCATACTGCTCGTGATACAATAGAACAATCAAGAGGTGGTTCACTTCACGCAGTAAAGTTTGCTAAACTTGCTCTTTCTTATGCAGTAGAGCTTGATCGTTAG
- a CDS encoding DUF455 family protein, giving the protein MNIDEYARTLLFSPHLEDKLLNPKVITSYNSFNIVEKPLYPGRDKLIAFSDVQIKFPKPRSLHVPERRATALHFFANHELLAIEMMAAAILCLPTRNEMDLKAKRGLIATIADEQKHFLLYKKRMEALGLEFGGVALNDFFWKKFSEVDQLDGFFALVSLTFEAANLDFAKFYENIFKDFEDHESEKIMNIVYEDEISHVAYGRNWLNKWRSDKSLWEYYNELLPKNITPARAKAMMFDHDARVRAGLDQEFIDGVKNYSDDFVVTNRREWKK; this is encoded by the coding sequence ATGAATATTGATGAGTATGCTAGAACTCTTCTCTTTTCTCCTCATTTAGAAGATAAGCTCCTAAATCCCAAAGTGATTACGAGCTACAATTCTTTTAATATTGTGGAGAAACCACTATATCCAGGAAGAGATAAGCTTATTGCTTTTTCTGATGTTCAGATTAAATTTCCAAAGCCAAGATCTCTTCATGTTCCAGAGAGAAGAGCAACAGCTCTCCACTTCTTTGCAAATCATGAACTTTTGGCCATCGAAATGATGGCCGCTGCAATTCTTTGCCTACCTACTCGTAATGAAATGGACTTGAAGGCGAAGAGAGGATTAATTGCAACTATCGCTGATGAGCAAAAGCATTTTCTTCTTTATAAGAAACGTATGGAAGCTCTAGGTCTTGAATTTGGAGGAGTTGCTCTTAATGATTTCTTCTGGAAGAAATTTAGTGAAGTTGATCAATTAGATGGATTCTTCGCACTTGTATCCCTAACGTTTGAAGCTGCTAACTTAGATTTTGCAAAATTCTATGAAAATATTTTTAAAGACTTTGAAGACCATGAGTCCGAAAAAATTATGAATATTGTCTATGAAGATGAAATTAGCCATGTTGCTTATGGAAGGAATTGGTTGAATAAGTGGAGAAGCGATAAGAGCCTTTGGGAATACTATAATGAGCTTCTGCCAAAGAATATTACTCCAGCGAGAGCAAAGGCCATGATGTTTGATCACGACGCTAGAGTACGCGCTGGT
- a CDS encoding helicase-related protein: MAQSEVPSLVDFDEVKNLLETERKTILKINSFSDDDDYVRSVEDAEIILDFIKEVQISLHTFFSEFPSLIPLFGKEYTTFYDFIQRDNVLDLIFLDDCMFPEQERYYFGQDGGISLNIMSLHQKAFFEWMQKVKSNHVKSQTKILESFSLSLKVSDLDCQCLSCIANYRTRLREFIFESCQENIQKAFEKIESSLNLPIEEIGELYNNLQKELDKSLFKARNKLKRSSLNRLESQIKNNLSDKFDYPSDLAKDHARNIIPHLRDWLNNNEFSEDLIEDHEYEKFFSQLGSNLWKGKKYLQREFRKFVRAIVVLKKKDVSSKILNDYLGEFWIHSNAREIKRKIIYHMGPTNSGKTYHAVEALSKAKTGCYLAPLRLLAGELYDTLNEKGAKTTLLTGEEVIENEGATHFSSTIEMARFGEIFDCCVIDEIQMITDKQRGWAWTRALVNVYSPEIHVCGDPSAYEMVKEVADLCGDELIVKEYTRMTELNVEPKPIVVGQLEKNDALIVFSRRNALRFKRDLEKVGFKVSIVYGRLSPEVRREQARKFDEGETDIIVSTDAISMGMNLPIRRIVFSTLSKFIDGHEFIISQSEIKQIAGRAGRFKRFPTGFVTTLTKVENGIKEINDALTANLAQSTQCMVGPDLDIFNKVNNALDDNNLPGLKLSEFLRLFHTMDFKKPFFCVQLKEMIELAEMVEDTDTENILTTSEIFGFACAPVNQGLLEHVQYYMWILSHYVKSQNILNEPIDFKSSDIDYLETSIKCVELYQWLARHFDNKNFLFNEAELLENKGGAVDRLNVLLSEKIVPTCSSCGTKLTEKHKFAICEDCFQQRKFSRRGPRSPGGRNSKAAAFKRGAPAGKNSGGKATFKKKRKFSGKKK, from the coding sequence GTGGCCCAATCTGAGGTTCCTTCTTTAGTAGATTTTGATGAAGTAAAAAACCTATTAGAGACAGAAAGAAAAACAATCTTAAAAATTAATAGCTTTAGTGATGACGACGATTATGTTCGTTCAGTTGAAGATGCAGAAATAATTCTAGACTTCATAAAAGAAGTTCAAATATCTCTCCACACATTCTTTTCAGAGTTTCCATCACTAATCCCACTTTTTGGAAAAGAGTACACAACATTCTATGATTTTATTCAAAGAGATAATGTTCTAGACCTAATCTTCTTAGATGATTGTATGTTTCCAGAGCAAGAGAGATACTACTTTGGTCAAGATGGTGGAATTAGTCTAAATATCATGTCTCTTCACCAGAAAGCATTCTTTGAATGGATGCAAAAGGTTAAGAGTAATCATGTTAAGTCTCAAACGAAAATTTTAGAAAGCTTTAGCTTGTCTCTTAAAGTTTCCGATCTTGATTGCCAGTGCTTAAGTTGTATTGCAAATTATAGAACAAGGCTGCGAGAGTTTATCTTTGAATCTTGCCAAGAAAATATTCAGAAAGCTTTTGAAAAAATTGAAAGTTCTCTTAATTTACCAATTGAAGAAATAGGTGAGCTTTATAATAATTTACAAAAAGAATTAGATAAGTCTCTATTTAAGGCGAGAAATAAGTTAAAGAGATCGTCTTTAAATAGGTTAGAATCTCAAATCAAAAATAATCTAAGTGATAAATTTGACTACCCAAGTGATCTCGCCAAAGATCATGCGAGAAATATTATTCCCCACCTTCGTGACTGGTTAAATAATAACGAGTTCTCAGAAGATTTAATTGAAGATCATGAGTATGAGAAATTCTTCTCTCAATTAGGATCTAATCTGTGGAAGGGAAAGAAATATCTTCAAAGAGAATTTAGAAAATTTGTCAGAGCGATTGTTGTTCTAAAAAAGAAAGATGTTTCCTCTAAAATCCTAAATGATTATCTTGGAGAGTTCTGGATTCATTCTAATGCTAGAGAAATTAAGAGAAAAATTATTTATCATATGGGTCCAACTAACTCAGGTAAGACTTATCACGCTGTTGAAGCGCTAAGTAAGGCAAAGACGGGTTGCTACCTCGCTCCTCTTAGATTACTTGCAGGAGAGCTCTACGATACTTTAAATGAAAAAGGTGCCAAAACAACTCTACTTACAGGTGAAGAAGTTATTGAAAACGAAGGTGCGACTCATTTTTCTTCAACAATTGAAATGGCACGCTTTGGTGAAATTTTCGATTGCTGTGTAATTGATGAAATTCAAATGATTACGGATAAGCAAAGAGGCTGGGCGTGGACTAGGGCGCTAGTGAATGTCTATTCTCCAGAGATTCATGTTTGTGGGGACCCATCAGCTTATGAAATGGTAAAAGAAGTTGCTGACTTATGTGGTGATGAATTAATTGTTAAAGAATACACCAGAATGACGGAGCTAAATGTTGAGCCTAAGCCAATCGTTGTTGGTCAGCTTGAGAAGAATGATGCTCTTATTGTTTTTTCGAGGAGAAATGCTCTTCGCTTTAAAAGAGACCTAGAAAAAGTTGGGTTTAAAGTCTCAATTGTTTACGGACGATTAAGTCCTGAAGTAAGGCGTGAGCAAGCTCGTAAATTTGATGAGGGCGAGACGGATATTATTGTTTCAACAGATGCAATTTCGATGGGGATGAATCTTCCAATTAGAAGAATTGTTTTCTCAACACTGTCTAAGTTTATTGATGGTCATGAATTTATAATCTCTCAAAGTGAGATCAAGCAAATTGCTGGTCGTGCGGGAAGATTTAAGCGTTTTCCTACTGGCTTTGTAACAACACTAACAAAAGTAGAAAATGGTATTAAAGAAATAAACGATGCGCTTACTGCAAATTTAGCTCAGTCTACTCAATGCATGGTTGGACCTGACTTAGATATTTTTAATAAAGTGAATAATGCCTTAGATGATAATAATCTTCCAGGTCTTAAGCTTTCTGAGTTCTTACGCTTATTTCATACGATGGATTTTAAGAAACCATTCTTCTGCGTTCAGCTTAAGGAAATGATTGAACTTGCTGAGATGGTTGAAGATACTGATACTGAAAATATTTTAACGACATCTGAAATATTTGGATTTGCTTGTGCTCCGGTTAATCAAGGATTATTAGAGCATGTTCAATATTATATGTGGATTTTATCTCACTATGTAAAATCTCAAAACATTCTCAATGAGCCGATTGATTTTAAATCAAGTGACATCGACTATCTTGAAACTTCTATTAAGTGTGTAGAGCTCTATCAATGGCTTGCAAGGCATTTTGATAATAAGAATTTTCTCTTTAATGAAGCTGAGCTTCTTGAAAACAAAGGCGGAGCAGTTGATAGACTAAATGTTCTACTCTCGGAAAAAATTGTTCCTACGTGCTCAAGCTGTGGAACAAAGCTTACTGAGAAACATAAATTTGCTATCTGTGAAGATTGCTTTCAACAGAGAAAATTTAGTCGTAGAGGACCTCGCTCTCCAGGTGGTAGAAACTCTAAAGCAGCGGCCTTTAAAAGAGGAGCTCCTGCTGGAAAAAATAGTGGCGGAAAAGCGACTTTCAAAAAGAAGAGAAAGTTTAGCGGGAAGAAGAAATAA